One genomic segment of Impatiens glandulifera chromosome 6, dImpGla2.1, whole genome shotgun sequence includes these proteins:
- the LOC124943345 gene encoding terpene synthase 10-like, with the protein MNIISSLDSLFSPNKFYHTEKSRIGCNQQLRSMPVGFFVGHQLSWQTKVSKNRHCWNKQLTNCSMSTILNELNDDQTIVRRSANYAPTIWKYEYIQSLNSNYVGEDYVKKAAKLKEEVKIMMLEKMETPFEKLEFIDTIERLGVSYHFDKEIESCLDAIYNETNWSNEVVDLNETSLRFRLFRQHGYNVSPEDFNLFKDKDENFKESLHEDTKGLLSLYEASFHGFEEESILDEAEKFAKKHLCENLNKLQNPYLAMLVNHALELPLHWTMERFEARWFIDAYGKREDFNKVLLNFAKLDFNMVQAIHQEDLKHVSRWWENFGWSKKLPFARDRIVECYLWSLAEVYDPRPEFQYYRRMATRVNQVATCLDDIYDVFGTLEELELLNDAFLGWNVNLAVTMPNYMKICFLGNVNLVNELSYETLKEINVHALPYLIKAWTDLSGCYMKEARWFHGNYVPSLEEYLNHGWMSAGTAVMAIHGYFLSTCASDPITEEGLEALKSYDDIIKWTSMIARLLNDLGTSKNELERGDILKSVQIHMHEVGVSEEEAQQHIKKLVRESWKKINRARARPDCPFGKKYVDITTNIARAAHYMYQYGDAHGNNIEGKNKDRVALLLIEPIQLSFE; encoded by the exons ATGAATATCATATCTTCACTGGATTCCCTTTTCTCTCCCAACAAATTTTATCATACTGAGAAGTCGCGGATCGGCTGCAATCAACAATTGCGGAGTATGCCAGTTGGTTTCTTCGTTGGCCACCAACTATCATGGCAAACCAAAGTTTCAAAGAACAGACATTGTTGGAACAAGCAGCTGACCAACTGCAGCATGAGTACCATATTGAACGAACTCAATGATGATCAAACCATAGTTAGACGAAGTGCTAACTATGCTCCAACCATTTGGAAATATGAATACATACAATCACTTAACAGCAATTATGTt GGAGAAGACTATGTGAAGAAAGCAGCAAAGCTGAAAGAAGAGGTGAAAATAATGATGCTAGAGAAGATGGAAACCCCATTCGAGAAATTGGAATTCATTGACACAATCGAGAGACTTGGAGTATCTTATCACTTTGATAAAGAGATAGAGAGTTGTTTGGATGCAATATACAATGAAACAAATTGGTCAAATGAAGTAGTTGATTTAAATGAAACATCTCTCAGATTCAGACTCTTCAGACAACATGGTTATAATGTTTCCCCCG AGGATTTCAACTTATTTAAAGACAAAGATGAGAATTTCAAGGAGTCCTTGCACGAGGATACTAAGGGATTGTTGTCCTTGTATGAGGCCTCATTTCATGGCTTTGAGGAAGAGAGTATATTGGATGAGGCCGAAAAGTTTGCGAAGAAACATTTGTGTGAAAATCTAAACAAATTACAGAATCCATATTTGGCTATGCTGGTGAATCACGCTCTTGAGCTTCCCCTCCATTGGACAATGGAAAGATTCGAGGCGAGATGGTTCATTGATGCTTACGGAAAGAGAGAAGATTTCAATAAAGTCCTCCTTAATTTTGCTAAGTTGGATTTTAACATGGTGCAAGCTATACACCAAGAAGACCTTAAACATGTATCAAG ATGGTGGGAGAACTTTGGATGGAGCAAGAAATTGCCTTTTGCGAGAGACAGAATTGTTGAATGTTACTTATGGTCCTTAGCAGAGGTGTACGATCCACGACCTGAGTTTCAATACTATAGAAGGATGGCCACAAGAGTCAACCAAGTAGCCACATGCCTTGATGATATTTATGATGTCTTTGGCACATTGGAAGAACTCGAGCTTCTAAATGATGCATTTCTCGG GTGGAACGTTAATCTTGCAGTAACAATGCCAAATTATATGAAGATATGTTTCCTTGGCAATGTCAATTTGGTCAACGAATTGAGTTACGAGACTCTTAAGGAGATTAATGTTCATGCCCTCCCTTACCTTATTAAAGCg TGGACAGATTTAAGTGGGTGTTACATGAAGGAAGCGAGGTGGTTCCATGGGAATTATGTTCCTTCCCTTGAGGAGTACTTGAATCATGGATGGATGTCTGCTGGAACAGCTGTAATGGCCATTCATGGGTATTTCCTCAGTACTTGTGCTTCTGATCCCATCACCGAAGAGGGATTGGAAGCACTTAAAAGCTATGATGATATTATCAAATGGACTTCTATGATTGCTCGCCTACTCAATGATTTGGGAACATCAAAG AATGAATTGGAACGAGGTGATATACTCAAATCAGTGCAAATTCATATGCATGAAGTTGGTGTCTCAGAAGAAGAAGCTCAACAACATATTAAGAAACTTGTTAGAGAGTCATGGAAGAAGATAAATAGAGCTCGTGCAAGGCCCGATTGTCCATTTGGTAAGAAGTACGTGGATATAACAACAAATATTGCGAGGGCAGCTCATTATATGTATCAATACGGAGATGCGCATGGGAATAACATTGAAGGAAAAAACAAGGACCGTGTCGCATTGCTCCTCATAGAGCCAATTCAGCTTTCCTTTGAATGA